CAAGGAAATGGGTGGTTACAGGGCAGGCTGTAATACAGATGTGCTATGTGCACGGATTATGCGGCAAGAATGGGCTTTGTGACTACTCAGAAGGCCTTAAATGTAGATGCCCTCCAGAATATGTGATGGTTGATCCAACAGACTGGAACAAGGGATGCAAACCGACATTCACAATTGGTAGTAATCAACCACATGAGAACTTTACATTTGTTAAGCAACCTCATGCAGACTTCTATGGCTTTGATCTGGGCTCTAATCAATCCATCTCATTTGAAGCATGTTGGGACATTTGCCTCAACAGCAGCTCATGTATATCTTTCACATACAAGGGTGGGGATGGTTGGTGTTATACTAAAAACATACTCTACAACGGTCAGGTGTACCCGTACTTCCCAGGAGACAACTACATGAAAGTACCAAAGAGTTTCAATGGTTCAGCATCCTCAATCTCCAAACAAGAAAGCCTAACCTGCAGACCCAGTGGTTCAGAGATTATGATAGGATCAGCAAACATGTATGGAATAAAGAAGGACAACATAAAGTGGATATACTTGTATGTCTTTGGTGCAATACTGGGATTTCTAGAGTTGCTTGTTATTGTGACAGGATGGTGTCTTTTTTTCAGAAAGAGTAACATGCCCAAATCAATGGAGGATGGATACAAGATGATAACAAACCAGTTCAGGCGGTTTACATACAGAGAATTGAGGGAAGCAACTGGAAAGTTCAAAGAAGAGATTGGGAGAGGGGGTGCTGGAATTGTTTACAGAGGAGTACTTGAAGATAAGAAAATAGTTGCAGTAAAGAAACTTACAAATGTCCAACAGGGAGAAGAGGAATTCTGGGCAGAAGTGACTCTAATTGGAAGGATTAATCACATAAATTTGGTCAGGATGATGGGATTCTGCTCAGAAGGGAAAAACAGATTATTAGTATACGAGTATGTGGAGAATGAGTCACTGGACAAGTACCTCTTTGGTGAGAGAAGTACTGAAAGTCTGATCGGTTGGAACCAAAGGTACAAGATTGCCGTGGGTGCAGCAAGGGGTCTTGCTTATCTACATCATGAATGCCTCGAGTGGATCGTCCATTGTGACGTGAAGCCAGAAAACATACTCCTAACTCGAGATTTCGATGCCAAAATAGCAGACTTCGGACTAGCCAAGCTTGCGAAGCGAGACAGCGCTAGCTTCAATTTCACCCATATGAGGGGCACAATGGGCTACATGGCACCAGAATGGGCATTGAATACGCCGATCAATGCGAAGGTCGATGTTTACAGCTACGGAGTTGTGCTTCTGGAGATTGTGACTGGAGCTAGGGTTTCAAGTGGCATAATGGTCGACGGAAGACAAGTGGAGTTTCCAGACTTCATCCAGGAGGCCAAACAGATTCTGGCTACCGAGAGGATCACTGATCTAGTGGATGCCAGATTGAAGGGGAATTTCGATCTAGAGCAGGCAACTGCAATAGTGAGAATAGCTGTTGCATGCCTTGGAGGTAGATGCGAGAGGCCGACGATGGACGAGATTCTGAAGGCTCTCATGTCATATGATGATGAAGACGACCATCCTGCCTATTCGTATTGACATGCAATGCAAACTGATGTAAATATTTGAGCTATGCACACTGTTTGTTAGCTCTGTTGACGTTATAAGCTAATAGGCATAAGTAGATAAGATGCAAAAGGTGAATTGTTGTGTGCATTTATAAGCTAAGAGGCATAAGTAGATAAGATGCAAAAGGCGAATTGTTGTGTGCATTTGCAGGAACCTATTACAGAAATGTGGCAGGTTTATTTTAACGTCGTAAGGTGAGTAGTTTATATTTCACAAACACCATTTTCATGTTTCCAGTCTCGCCACTTTCATCTCTTTAGTCTCCCCAGTTTAACTGCATGAACTTTTTGTTACCACTATGGTGATATCTTCCCCATCGTCACCTGGTCAACTAGTCAAGGGCACCAATGCTACTGCCAGGCACTAACATGAGAATCGACCCATTTCTGCAAACAGACACGAAACTATAATAAGTTTGCTCAAGATAGGCTAAAAGCATTAAGATATGCACAGGCTTGGACCCTAACTAGGAACGAGTACAGCAGTTAAGCATCCAGTACATGGTTGGCGTTGGAATGTTACATATACTTGGCAACACTACCTGCGAAAATGGACGGAATGCTCTGTTCGGTAAAAGGATCGATCGAGCTCTCGAAGCGCTAGGATGTGGTCGGCCTTTCGCCCAAGCCGAATCAGGCGGAGGGAAATGGCCAATGAGGGCGCCGGATCCGCTGCAGCCGCCGGGAACCGCGGAGGGGAGGGCGCCGAGGAGCGGCGGCGCGCGCTGCGGCAAGGGGCTCCAACCTGGGTCTGCCGGCTAGAGAGATACTCGCATCAGGCATGGgctgatttttattttatttttttgagacATTCAGGCATGGGCTGAATGAAGTCGATGGACCAGTCCAGCCGAAGCACACTAGCATCTCTGAAAACCGTAATAAGGCCCATTCGggagttttttttaataatttttgggAAACTCCCATTAGGGAGCTATTGGGCTCCCCGCTCGGTTTAAAGGCGGAACCGACTATGTGAATTTGGAACGATGCATACTGTATTTTGATGGAATATCAAAAACCCATCGATGAAAGCTTAAGATTAGAGGGGGGAGTGTGAATAGGAGATCCTAAATTtttaacaaaaaaagagttttcaaccAAATGAGGACTAGAAGTGATGCAAAGTGCGAAAGCATAACAACTCTAGGTAAGGATGAAAACAAATGCATCAATACATAGATGCAAGAGAAGTATTTAAGTAGTAACCGAAGCATTAGGCCGGGACTTAGCAGATATCGTAAACAGAACGGAAAAAGCGAGAAAATGCTAAGTCACAAGCAATGTAAAACAAAATTCTTCGTGAACAGTAGTGCATACAAGTAAAGCACAAGGATTCGAAACTATAAGGCtgatgaagacacatgatttgtttatCAAGTTCAAGTTGTTGGCGACACCTTTATGCCTTGCTTGGAAAGGCTGAGCACACTCTGAGGTCACAGTAGATATCGTCTTGTTCTTCTTGTGTTAAGTTCCTTATATCTCGACCAACACTTTTGGTAGATTTTGTGATGCTTTTTGGAACATGCAAACTTGTTCTTAGGCAAATCCACACGTAGGATTCTCACAAAACAACGCTTAACCATCTAGAGGATGCAAAATCATCAAGAGTAACAAGAAGAATGGTTAGGCACGAATATGTATCACTCAGGTTGTAGTATTGCCCACCAATACATAGGAAGGGTAAACTCGGTGCACACTTAGCATACAAATGTCGGGCAACACCCCAAACAAGAGGGGGTAGAGGGATGGGCATCGCAAACAAGCCGTTGGTCGGAATGCTCTGATCAACTTGCAACTCACAAAAGAACTCCAACTGTAGCATCATATATCGACCacgggtgaatgggagattcaacaCTTCCTTCGGAAAAGCAAGTTCCTCAAAGAAAAACAGAGTACATAAAAATAAGACAAAACAGAATGACGTAAACCTAAACAAGCAACAACTGACTTAGAGGAATATCAAGTTAAAATGGCCAAATACGATAGTATTTGTATCATCCATTAAAGAAGAAGCGGTAGAGAAGCCGGATACAACTCCTTTCGGCCATTACAACACTAAAATCCGAGGTTAGCAACCACACCCACCATGCCTACCACAAAGATGCCTCACCTAGTCCAACATCTGTCAAGGCTTCAAAGGCAACGAGGCAAGACACAAAGCAACTTGGTCGTATAAAGAGAGAATCTAGAGACATATACAATGACCATGACTCCCAAACAACCTAAACCAACGTACCCCCACCTATGCGCCTAAAGGGAGTCGTCAAGTGGATGACACGACTCAGTCGGAGCTAAAGAGTGTGTCATCGAGGAAGCGGTGGCATCAATGTACATGGCATCTTGGAGGTCCACGCCCTAAGAAACAGCCAACATCGACTCTAGCAGCTAGCATAGGGACTCCGGAGATGAGGCGTTTTGCTTTCGTTTCGTGGTTGTGGCCTCTGTGTTCATCATCTTTGAGATCTGATAACACAGGGTTGACGTAGTTGGCCAGGGGAGACGCCATTGTATGGTACAACCAGCGGTATTAGCACGTCTTGTTGTACCGTCATCTCTCTTGGATAGCCCGGCACGGTTGGGTTTCTTCTCACTTGatctttgatacgtccattttgcatcatgcttttatattgatatttattgcatcatgggttGTTATTACCTAttttggtacaatacttatgccttttctctcttattttacaaggtttacatgaagagggagaatgccgacagctggaattctggactagaaaaggagcaaatctgatagacctattctgcacaaatccaaaagttctgaaaatttacgaagaattattttggaatatataaaaaatattaggcgAAGAAAATAcctgaggggacccaccaggaggccacaagcttgggggcgcgccctaccccctgggcgtgcccctatgtcttgtgggccccctggcaggtctctggtgcccatcttctgctatatgatgtcttTTGACCTAAAAAaagtcagaaggaagctttcgggacgaaccactgccgtctcgaggcggaacctaggtagaagcaatctagggctctggcggagctattctgccggggaaacttccctcccggaggggtcaatctccattaacatcttcaccagcacgatctcctctcaaatcctagttcatctcttgtatccagtctctgtctcaaaaccttagataggtacatatgggttgctagtagtgttgattactccttgtagttgatgctagttggtttattcggtggaagatcataggttcagatccttaatgatattcaatacccctttgattatgaacatgaatatgctttgtgagtagttacgtttgttcctgaggacatgggagaagtcttgttataagtaatcatgtgaatttggtattcgttcgatattttgatgagatgtatgttgtcattcctctagtggtgttatgtgaacgtcgactacatgacacttcaccatgatttgggcctaggggaaggcattgggaagtaataagtagatcatgGGTTCCTAGAGtggcaaaagcttaaaccctagtttaagctttgcttcgtaaggggctgatttggatccacatgtttcatgctatggtttgatttatcttaattcttatttcgtagttgcggatgcttgcgagaatggttaatcataagtgggaggcttgtccaagtaaggatcacacccaagcactggttcacccacatatcaaattatcaaagtaatgaacgtgaatcatatgagcatgatgaaaactagcttgacagttcccatgtgtcctcgggagtgctttgctttatataagagtttgtccaggcttgttctttgctaaaaaaaggattcgtccaccttgctgcaccttagttacacttgttacttgttacccattacgaattatcttatcatcaAACTATCTgccaccgataattttagtgcttgcagagaataccttactgaaaaccgcttgtcatttccttctgctccttgttgggtttgatactcttacttatcaaaaggactacgatagatcccctatacttttttctggcgccgttgtcggggagtgaagcgtctttggtaagtggaatttggtaaggaaacattaatattacgtgctgaaatttattgtcacttgtcactatggaaaataatcctttgaggggcttgttcagggtatcttcacctagaCCAGTAGAGCaagaagttgctactgaacctactgaaaatatttattatgaaattccttcgggtatgatagagaaattgctagctaatcctgatgcaagagatggaacattacatcctgatatgcatctaatatatgtggatgaagtttgtggattatttaagcttgcaagtttgCCCGGGGATGAAgtcaagaataaggtcttccctttatatttgaaggagaaggcattgatatggtataggctatgcgatgatattgagacttggaactacaactgattgaaattggaatttcatcagaagttttatcctatgcatctcgttcatcgtgatcagaattatattgataatttttggcctcgtgaaggagaaagtatcgatcgagattgggggaggcttaagtcaatgttatattcatgccccaatcatgagctctcaagagaaattattattcaaattttttatgctaggctttctcgtaatgatcaatccatactcgatacttcttgtactagttattttatgaagaagattattgaattcaaatgggatttattggaaagaatcaaacgcaactctgaagattgggagccCGACgaagcactactgcaggatgctgctaacgtgacactacaatcggagaccctttgacgaaactatgtgtgatgcattaatcgcaaacggtgatgtaaaaaacccatcaaaaaagatgcaaaacatttgcgatggcggggccatcaaACATGGTtccgattttagttgtgtgtgcgatcactacaaaaaaatacacttccgtgatgatacgtgtttgtcacggtaggtcgcgttttttttcatgcatgtacatccatgacaatttcatgaaaaaatcaagatagtcatacctgtgctgtcatagaagtgttccatgacattaccaaaattatcatcacggaagtgtgcacttccatgacgataaatcgcgcgtcacagaagtgctttcatcaagggtgaccgacacgtggcatccaccataacggaacaccgttaagatattgggtcaggttttggatctgataacccattaacagccccgaccaatggggattttccacgtgtaaaatcatcattggctggaggaaacacgtgtcggctcatcgttgggacagatgtcatccactcattggacagaaggcgcctatgatacatcgacacgtggcacggcccaacagaggcccattcctgtgaaaaggccggcccgtttgacttggtcaaaaggtggcgggctggcccatggaaagcctgttaacggcctgttcgcatatagcccatttacagcccgctaacccaaggcccgttacgccctatccgaattaggcccagtagcgtcatatgggccatccaatatgattccagcccgttttcacttctggcccatgtatggcccatgacgtcttttggcccatatgaggccctatgtaactcttggcctattaacgacccgtggtgaaactggcccgtaatgaacagtgtatcactttacacccattaacgacccgtggtgaaactggcccgtaatgaatagtgtatcactttatacccattaacggcccattattccgttgggccgtttccagcccatgttatctttcggccttctcagagcccatttattcttgggctcatttccagcattcgattacttacggcccattactattattttctgcttgtgggacaaattcagcccgtggttacagtcggcacgTTTGTGGtctattaatacgttgggccgttttcatagcgtcatcaaatatgacccattaatgatggcccgttatggtcggcccatgaacggacgattccaactctagcccgtttatggccataatgcggcctgttattggcccatgtttggccaatcgatcatacggcccgtataaggtccattgatgatacggcccgtagaaggcccattttttctatggcccgtagaaagcccattgtttctacggcccgtagaaggcctactgtttctacggcccgtagaaggcccactgtttctatggcccgtaggaggcccagtgtcaatacagtaaatattagcccatggttattgtggcctagttttaaaaaataggttattgcagccactagcaaaccgcggaaaaagaactgcactgactacaagcaaacaaataaagaagacaacaaggaaataaataagcaagcaacttatgctaggctatcacggctattacacatattacatccactaggcatcaaagttcgccaccagtgcaaatatagggaacaaagcagcatataaatgccgcagcaaaacaagtccagaactaaaaccactttagaagagttcaagaaacaatatcctgggtacgcataatgctggcaagatgcttagcaagcttattaactttctcttgtttggcgcttaaatcctccagcgcttgctgttgcacaagaaagtacgcatctgaattctgcagggacttcctcagtccttcggcttcttgccgcggcacagctgactgatgcctttcagcttgtagctgagattgaagaagccgaagtgattcaggcagcaagttcgaagagcttgtgccagtggtactggccagtaactcgaacactacatcaacgcaaaactgtggggttttctcactgtctacaagatcgtttttatcacctttcttggagaccaacagggttgtctcactatcttgaaccttatctgcattactttctctaccattgcatagtggggtgctcttctccaatattctgtttgcatactacaagagaaacaagcagacacatcataggtttagcttgtagtatacgaaactcattttggtaaaccggttcagtagtaaggtggacaggataacaacatgaaacaaacatatatctatgtactatggtcactgtattgtccatatcattctagtttatgttccctaatcaagatagagacacagttcaactcatatatttttaagacacggcagcatagacagaatgtaagtgtgagaaactacacagcattggcagcacttgtaatgtgcatcacatgagaacataactgtttatacgacttaaactgaaatcaacatagagcaagaagttagaacaacaatccagttaaagaaataggtttaaaacatacatgttgcgccattggagtttcaattggatccttcaaattcggaagtagttggtatgagtaaatacagtgatgcaacagcaaaggagtatggaccatagctacggaatctgacctgagaacagttgctcttctgctttaaatgtggagtttgggttagctgtggtggtcttcgtgctttgggcactccggtagctttacaaactgctcgtgtgggggtactctgtggtggacatggtgctttgtcaactataagtggcttactatccgttggggttgcggttagatgggttgtagctggttctctgcccaacggtgtaagtgtgcaatttggaagagtctcgattatgtgtggtggggctagtttgtgggccagtacaaccatggttctatctgcatcgacgggtagcactgtcttttgtgaagaacgggttttttgctcccttagatactgccatcacccctccaattcaaatggctgataaacaagaaaagaaattgaacgtacaaacattgtatggtagatagatgtggtaattcacatatatgttgtctaaccaaacaggacaacatgacacagtttcacatatatgatgcctaactaaacaggatagcatgacacagtttcagatatatgatggataacttaacaggatataatggcataattcaacatatgatgagtacctaaacaggatgacatgacaaaactatatgatgtctttctaaaataggttgggatgaaataattcacatacaatttgtctaagtatacatgatggcatgatataattgacataattgattcatatactaagcagctagcACTCGcacgtatgatctctaaactaagcaatgcaagacaccatatgcatcatatgagaaatataaacattgcaacttagagcatacacctcaggtgggatataggactggtcatctgtctctgaatcctcctctgaggagctccctgtaaccatcgagatatatgcttcaacaggtaccattgcctgctctgaagaccttgttttcactccatatttttccataaccggctcaaatggctgatacacatgaagagtagttcaatatacacagattgtcgacaaatggaatacgtaatgaaaaaaagatggcatgagataactcgcatatatgatgcctggctc
The Triticum dicoccoides isolate Atlit2015 ecotype Zavitan chromosome 3A, WEW_v2.0, whole genome shotgun sequence genome window above contains:
- the LOC119268628 gene encoding putative receptor protein kinase ZmPK1, with product MAALLFLALLSSLSFHLCSCASASPWHTMTTGSYMRPEDHDRIFLLSPDTTFSCGFHPVGTNAFTFSIWYTTVKTVVWTANPYSAANGYYSPVNLHGSRISLNQDGNLVLADTNGSMVWESKTSSGKHTIVSLLDTGNLVINDSSNKIVWQSFDSPTDTLLPWQKLKKDIRLVSGYHHLYFDNDNVLRLLYDGPDITSIYWPSPDYDAQKNGRNRYNSTRVAFLDDKGNFVSSDGFKIVASDSGPGIKRRITIDHDGNFRMYSLDASARKWVVTGQAVIQMCYVHGLCGKNGLCDYSEGLKCRCPPEYVMVDPTDWNKGCKPTFTIGSNQPHENFTFVKQPHADFYGFDLGSNQSISFEACWDICLNSSSCISFTYKGGDGWCYTKNILYNGQVYPYFPGDNYMKVPKSFNGSASSISKQESLTCRPSGSEIMIGSANMYGIKKDNIKWIYLYVFGAILGFLELLVIVTGWCLFFRKSNMPKSMEDGYKMITNQFRRFTYRELREATGKFKEEIGRGGAGIVYRGVLEDKKIVAVKKLTNVQQGEEEFWAEVTLIGRINHINLVRMMGFCSEGKNRLLVYEYVENESLDKYLFGERSTESLIGWNQRYKIAVGAARGLAYLHHECLEWIVHCDVKPENILLTRDFDAKIADFGLAKLAKRDSASFNFTHMRGTMGYMAPEWALNTPINAKVDVYSYGVVLLEIVTGARVSSGIMVDGRQVEFPDFIQEAKQILATERITDLVDARLKGNFDLEQATAIVRIAVACLGGRCERPTMDEILKALMSYDDEDDHPAYSY